ATAAATAGGTGACCATAAAAATATAACCTAGGCGTTGGTCACATATGAATAGGGAAAATAGACATTCTACATGCACAGCTGTGAACAGACTGAAAATTTATACAACGGTGAAATATATGCAAATTGTGAAATAGGTCCTCTTTCGAATGCGGGATTCATTTTCATGTTTTCTACGTTTTTTCTAGGAAAATGCCCTGATTCCTTCGTTCGAAAGGGGCCCTAAGATAGAATGAAACAGTGAAATATAATATAATACTAAAAAAGACCATGCAAATCATGCCGAATCAATCGATACCCACATATTAAAATGCACTTGAGCTCCCATAACCTCTCAGAATAGAAACCTTATGTTATTAGTATAATAACATGCTCACTTGGctatcaaaaataaaaaaaaatgataAAAGGAGCTTAAAGTTTAACATTCAGACAAAGCAACAGATCCTATATTGGCTTTGTTGTCCTGAAGATTCCTTTAACAAACCCAACAATCAGATTTTAGTTTGctataacccccccccccccccccccccccccccccccccaccaccaccaccacacacacacacatgtgtgtgtgtgtatctCCAAATAAGACGACCTGAATCACCCTGCTTGTAAGTTATATATGCACGCAGCACATACTACGTTCAACTTTCAAAATACATCAAGACTCAAGATATTTTGCCACTGTCTTGAGCCTGTTACTTGTCAAGCCTTAATATAAGTTCCGAAACCACATTTCAGCATCTAAAATTTTGTTACATAAAGGCCCTAAAAACATGTTTTCTTCATTTCTTGTCCGCAGATGTTAGGAGACAAAATAAGCCACACATTGCCCATGGCGCATTCTGTTCTTCAGCAGCACAAGATATATGCACTAATGTATCATTGACATGGTTATAAGGGCCACATGTAAATTAGACAATAGGTGGGAAATCCTAACTTTTCCCACAAATAAACATTCCTGGGTTCAAGGATAAACTCTTTAGTCTCATACATAACCAGGAATACCAAACAATGTAAAATGAAGTTTAGTACAAAGCACACTCAAAGTTACATCATCCCATGCACTCTTTCAGCAGGAAAGAGAAATTACTCCTACAAGTTAACTTAATAACATATATGTGAATAGAGAAGTACTGCAACATTTTCAGAGTAGTCAAGTAAGGTTACACAAACAGTAGAACTAAGTTCCATGCACATCATTAACACTGTACAAAATCAAGAATTTAACTTCCTTGGGTAAAAGAAGATGGCATAAGGTCAACAAGAATCAAGGATAAACCCTACTTGCACAAAAAAGAGTACTTCAACAAAAGAAATCAATGAGATTTGATATCCTTGCCAACAGTTATCTCCATGAAAAGGTGCTGGTAGATGTCTTCCATATAATGCCATTACTTCCACACAGATTTAATTAATGCAATGAATTTCATGCCACCTAAATTAGAGACTATTATGGTTACACTAAATTTTGCAAAGTGAAGGATACAAACATACTTCAATTGGGTCTACATCTGAAGCTCGAAATAGGCATGAAAATAAAGTCATTGAAACTGAACATAGCTACAAACTACTACTACAGATTCAGCTCTAGTGCTCTACAACCAGTGGCAGATCCAGGATCACCAATTTGGGGTGGAAGAGGGGGGGCACTTCTCTTTCTCCTCATCttcatttttttctcttcttcATCCATGCATGAAATTGCTGGGGCTCCATTTTCCGAGCAGGGGTAGGGGGGCTCAAGCTCCCCCAGCACGCacgctggatccgcccctgctacAACCTACAAAGCGATAAACATAGCATGCCTTTTTCTTTACCTGATTGTTACAAACTTATTTGTGCCGTGCTTAGCCCAAAACGTCTTCAAGTCAATTGGATTAGCAAGGTTGTACCCTTCACCAGCCAGCTTCTCAAGCACCTTTTTGAATGCACCTTGGCTCATCTTCCTTCCAGAAATACGTGCGCCCCGGCGCTTTGTGCTCATTGGCAGTGGATACGTTGATATAGAAGTTGTGCAGCATGCAGACTGCCAGCCACCCGCACCCCACCGGTAGCATTGCTGGGGAGCTCCGGTGCATGAGCAAACTGGTGTTGGTATGTTGGCAAGGTCCAGCTCAATACCATTAATCACCATCCCCACAGTCTTCTTAGGTCCCCTCCTTCGGGGCGCATGCCCATTGGGTGCTCCATCCTCCAGTGGAACAGCAGCCTTCTTTGGCTTCTTAGGCTTTGGTGATTTAGGCTGACGATTCTGCTGCCGGACCCGCTGCCTCTTTTTCACAGGTGGCCCGGTACTAACCACAGGCCCAGAGTGATCCTCAACCAGCAGAGGTGGCGCTTCCTCTTCCTTGCATGGAGGAGGCTCCTGAAGCTGTGACTCAAGCGGTGGTTGCATCATCTGGAGAGTATGCTGTGCATCTGATATCATCCCATAGCCAGTAGGATGGTGATGCACAATATGTCCACCATGCGCAGGATGGCCACCATGGCCTGGATGCCCAACATGCCCAGCTGGTCCGATAGGACGAGTATGAAGGACCTTCTGCTCAGGAGGACGTTGGTGGTGCAACTGGTGCAACCAAGCTTCATTGCGTGAGAAGTCCATGTGAAGAGGTTGCGATTCGGCAGGCATGCCAACAGGGGCTCGACCACCAGCGGGGCCACGGGAATGCTGCGAGTGCTGCATGTGGAGCTGGTGCGTGGCATTGTGGTGTCCATGGTGCTGCAAGAAGGCACCGTTCGGGAGCAGTGACTTTGTGTCCCGGTCAGGTGGCACGGACGACATGAGCTGCAGGCCGAGGTTGCCTTTCACAGTGTCGTAGAAGCCCCAATTTCGAATGCCTAggctgccgtcgtcgtcgtccatcTCTGATTTGTGGAAAAAGCAAATCCACCTCCGAAGACCGCAATGAGGAGAAGAAAACCGAACCTTCTCGCAGTTCTGATTAGCCCATCTGCGAAATCGGCCCTCCAATCGGCAATCCCTGCACACCCATTATGGCAATCAGACCAGTAAACGCAGGTCTAAAAAATACAAAATTGCAGGACATTGTAACCAAACTCTAACACCAAATCGAAGCCAGCGGACCTAGTCGTTAAAATGGTTAGGTCAGATCCGGATAGAAATTGCTTCAGTTAGGGTTTGGGGGTGCTCGGTTCAGCACAGCAGGAAGGAGATGGGCAAAGGAAGGGGCGGTCCCACCTGGTGGATGCTCGTCGCTGGCGAAGGAACCCGACGAACAAGGTCGGCGCCGCTCGCCCAGTCGTCGACGGAGGGGGGTTGGGGTGGTCAGAGCACGGGATGCGAACGGATCCTCTGCTACGCCGCCCGGGCACCGCCGAACGCCCTCTCCCTCTGGCCTCTGCTCAGGTGCATCACACGCAGCCACGCAGGGCCCACAGAGTGCACGCCTATGTAGGTGCCACAACTACGGCCCAATAAAACCCCTCCGGTTCGCTCTGCAGGGCCCAGTGCACGCCGCTCTCTGTAGGTGTAGGCAAAGTGCCCACAAGCACGGCCCAGTAGAACCCTATGCTGTCCGTGTTCGGGCCCAGCAATTCCGTCCGTCCAAATCTTTCCTTATCCTTCCCCTGCCGGCCGGCAGTGGCACTGCCACGCTCTTCATCTCCTTTCCGCCTTCCAGGCCGACACAGCATCGCCTTCACCTCCTCCGGCCTCCTAGCGGGGCTCGAGTGCCAAATCCAAATCGATCTCCCATGGTGTCAGCTCTCGCTCCCTCAGCAAAGCCACTGCCTCACCATCGCCAC
Above is a genomic segment from Miscanthus floridulus cultivar M001 chromosome 3, ASM1932011v1, whole genome shotgun sequence containing:
- the LOC136545779 gene encoding protein Barley B recombinant-like → MDDDDGSLGIRNWGFYDTVKGNLGLQLMSSVPPDRDTKSLLPNGAFLQHHGHHNATHQLHMQHSQHSRGPAGGRAPVGMPAESQPLHMDFSRNEAWLHQLHHQRPPEQKVLHTRPIGPAGHVGHPGHGGHPAHGGHIVHHHPTGYGMISDAQHTLQMMQPPLESQLQEPPPCKEEEAPPLLVEDHSGPVVSTGPPVKKRQRVRQQNRQPKSPKPKKPKKAAVPLEDGAPNGHAPRRRGPKKTVGMVINGIELDLANIPTPVCSCTGAPQQCYRWGAGGWQSACCTTSISTYPLPMSTKRRGARISGRKMSQGAFKKVLEKLAGEGYNLANPIDLKTFWAKHGTNKFVTIR